The nucleotide sequence TAAATTTTTTATGTCAATTTTAGATGATATTTTAATTTCTTGATTTTGCTCCGTTATTTGGTATCCAAAATGCAAATTTTCATAAATATAATCAGTAATTACTTTTTCGCTAGATGTTTTGACAACAATTTCTTTAATTAATTCTCCTCTTCTCTCTAAAATTTCAAGTAATACTGATTTTTCATTAGGTGAAAGAGGTTGTTTAACTAATAAATATATAGCCTCTAAAAAACTCGTCTTACCAATATTATTATCACCAACAATCAAATTAACTCTAGCCAACCCATCAATATAAAAATCCTCAAAGCCGCGATAATTTTTAATTCTTAAATCCTTTAACATAAAATCTCCTATTCAGCCTTATTTAACTGTTCTCTAACCCAACTCCGAAAAGCTCTAACCGTCGCACTTCTGCCCAAAACTTTACACGGTCGGATCATTTCAGGAATCCGATCAACTAAAGACAACATCGGAAAAATACTACTCACCTTAGACTCAAGATAAACACCCTCCTGAAGCAAATTAATTTGTAACCTATGACCATCATATCGCCACAACTCAGGAACCCCTAAAAGTAAATAATTATCAAAACGAGTACGAGAAGTAATATCAACTTCAATGGTCAAATCAGGCGGCGGATCAACAGTCAAATCAATCTTATCCTTTCCTCTCACTAACTCCGTATTTTGAAAATAAAAAGACTCATCCGGTTCCACCCCTTGATCCATCCGTTCACTCTTAAAAGTAGTCGATCCAAAAGGTTCACATTCCCACCCCAATTCATCAACAATAATCCTAACAAACTCTCCCAACAAACCCTTAACCTTTTCATGTTCTGGCAGAGGAGTCATAATCTCCAAAACCCCATAACTATAAGACAACCTAGCCGCTCTCCCATCCCCCAACTCTCGCAAAACTTCCTCAAACTCTTGCCAAGAAACATCCCTCAATAAAACCCTTTCTCCCGGTGGCACATAAAGCCGCTTCAACTCCAAAAACATAACACTTTCTACCCTCCTTTATTCCCCTCTTAAAATCATCTGTATTCATCTGCGGACAATTTTAAATTAGATCCCCCCCAACCCCCCTTATTAAGGGGGGAGTAAGAATTAACTTACTCCCTTCGCCACTACTTACCAACAACAAAATTAACCAACTTACCCGGCACAACAATCACCTTTTTAACCTCTTGATCCTTCAGATAACGTTGAGCAAGTTCCGAGTTAAGCGCCAACTTTTCCAACTCCTCCTTAGAAGCACTCGAAGGCACTTGAATAGTCCCCCTTGTTTTACCCATAACCTGAATAACCAGAGTAATTTCATCTACCACCAAAGCAGACGGATCAAACTGAGGCCAACTTTGCCGATGAACAGAATCAGAATTTCCCAACTGATGCCATAATTCTTCAGCAATATGAGGAGCAAAAGGCGCTAACAAAATTAACAGCGTTTCCACCCCTTCGGTATAAACCGGCGACTCATAACACTTCGCCTCAGAAAGAGCATTATTCAACTTCATCAACTCAGAAACAGCCGTGTTAAACTGATACTCTCCCTCCAAATCATCAGAAATTTCTTTAATCGCAATATGGATAGCGCGGCGGAGGTCCTGTTCAACCTTGGTCAAAGAGTCATTCTTTTTCTTAGACGGTTTATGATTAGCAATATAATCCCCAACCAGCCGCCAAACTCGGTTCAAAAACCTAAATTGGCCTTCCACATCCGCATCATCCCATTCAAGGTCCTTTTCAGGCGGCGCTTTAAAAAGAATAAACATCCGTGCCGTATCGGCCCCATATTTCCCTAAAACCTGCTTCGGATCGACACCATTATACTTAGACTTAGACATCTTCTCATAGAAGACTTCTAAAGGATCGCCGGTCTCTGGATCTTTAGGGTCATTGGGGTTAACTTGAGCAGAAGGGATATACTTACCCGTCTTAGGATTTTTATAAGTCATCCCCTGGACCATCCCCTGAGTCAACAGGCGTTGGAAAGGTTCATCAATATTGACTAAACCCCGGTCCCGTACCACCTTAGTAAAGAAGCGAGAATACAACAAATGCAAGATCGCGTGTTCAATACCGCCTACATACTGATCCACCGCCATCCAATCATTTACTTCTTTTAAATTAAACGCTTCTTGCTCATTATTGGCATCGCTATAGCGGAGGAAATACCAAGACGAATCAATAAATGTATCCATCGTGTCGGTTTCTCGTTTGGCCGGTTCCCCACAACTCGGACAAGAAACGTTGATCCAGTGATCCAATTTTGCCAAAGGAGAAGCACCCCGGCCACTAAACTCCACATCTTCTGGAAGCTTCACCGGTAAATCTGCATCCGGCACCGGAACTGTTCCACAACTGGGACAATGAATCACCGGAATAGGACAACCCCAATAGCGTTGACGAGAAATTAACCAATCTCGGAGGCGATATTGTACCCTAGCTTTACCGAACCCATTATTTTCTGCATAGTCTATGATAGCGGTTT is from Gloeothece verrucosa PCC 7822 and encodes:
- a CDS encoding Uma2 family endonuclease, whose product is MFLELKRLYVPPGERVLLRDVSWQEFEEVLRELGDGRAARLSYSYGVLEIMTPLPEHEKVKGLLGEFVRIIVDELGWECEPFGSTTFKSERMDQGVEPDESFYFQNTELVRGKDKIDLTVDPPPDLTIEVDITSRTRFDNYLLLGVPELWRYDGHRLQINLLQEGVYLESKVSSIFPMLSLVDRIPEMIRPCKVLGRSATVRAFRSWVREQLNKAE
- the leuS gene encoding leucine--tRNA ligase, with translation MESQYNAEAIEKKWQQTWVEMGIDKTPEDKTKPKYYALSMFPYPSGNLHMGHVRNYVITDVIARLKRMQGHRVLHPMGWDAFGLPAENAAIERGIHPAKWTYQNIAQMKQQLQQLGLSIDWNREVTTCSPDYYKWTQWLFLQFFQAGLAYQKEAAVNWDPIDQTVLANEQVDAEGKSWRSGAKVERKLLRQWFLKITDYAEQLLNDLDKLTGWPERVKLMQANWIGKSIGAYLEFPVVGMDEKIAVFTTRPDTVYGVTYVVLAPEHPLTPKVTTPKNKKAVEKFIKEVTSESEIERTAEDKPKKGILTGGKAINPFTGEQVPILIANYVLYEYGTGAVMGVPAHDVRDFKFAKENKLPIRVVIVPEDAGDKDTPLTEAYTDPGIMVNSDSFNGMDSTKGKTAIIDYAENNGFGKARVQYRLRDWLISRQRYWGCPIPVIHCPSCGTVPVPDADLPVKLPEDVEFSGRGASPLAKLDHWINVSCPSCGEPAKRETDTMDTFIDSSWYFLRYSDANNEQEAFNLKEVNDWMAVDQYVGGIEHAILHLLYSRFFTKVVRDRGLVNIDEPFQRLLTQGMVQGMTYKNPKTGKYIPSAQVNPNDPKDPETGDPLEVFYEKMSKSKYNGVDPKQVLGKYGADTARMFILFKAPPEKDLEWDDADVEGQFRFLNRVWRLVGDYIANHKPSKKKNDSLTKVEQDLRRAIHIAIKEISDDLEGEYQFNTAVSELMKLNNALSEAKCYESPVYTEGVETLLILLAPFAPHIAEELWHQLGNSDSVHRQSWPQFDPSALVVDEITLVIQVMGKTRGTIQVPSSASKEELEKLALNSELAQRYLKDQEVKKVIVVPGKLVNFVVGK